From the genome of Drosophila melanogaster chromosome 2L, one region includes:
- the Bhmt gene encoding Betaine-homocysteine S-methyltransferase, isoform A produces MEVNQKWNWDTKPILVKCGGFSSQLAKNVTEKVDGDPLWGSRFDATNPEAVIQTHLDFLRNGADIILTNTYQSSVEGFVKYLGVTRERGVELIQKSVQLAKQAKEQYLSEIGSEAESALPLIMGSIGPYGAYLHDGSEYTGNYADKMSKEELRAWHKTRIEICLAAGVDGLALETLPCLMEAEAVTELVLDNFPDAKFWVSLQCMDEKHMASGENFAEAALSLWRLVQSRKAENRLLGIGLNCVNPLFVTPLLSSLTKVAGSDRIPLVVYSNRGEIYDVEQGDWTGTGEEVVKFVPEWIQLGVRIVGGCCRVYPTDVLAIRKYVDGLNIKP; encoded by the exons ATGGAAGTGAATCAAAAATGGAACTGGGACACCAAGCCAATTCTGGTCAAATGCGGAGGATTCTCCTCGCAATTGGCCAAGAATGTCACCGAAAAAGTGGACGGTGATCCACTGTGGGGATCGCGATTCGATGCCACCAATCCGGAAGCTGTGATCCAAACACATCTGGACTTTCTTCGCAACGGAGCGGATATTATTCTAACCAACACGTATCAGTCCAGCGTCGAGGGATTCGTGAAGTACCTGGGCGTGACCAGAGAACGAGGTGTGGAGTTGATCCAAAAGAGCGTTCAACTGGCCAAGCAGGCAAAGGAACAGTACCTTAGCGAAATCGGTTCTGAAGCGGAGTCGGCTCTTCCACTGATCATGGGCTCAATAGGTCCATATGGCGCCTATCTCCACGATGGATCTGAGTACACCGGCAACTATGCGGACAAGATGTCCAAGGAGGAGCTGAGGGCGTGGCACAAGACAAGAATTGAGATTTGTCTCGCAGCTGGAGTGGATGGATTGGCCCTGGAAACACTTCCATGTCTGATGGAGGCAGAGGCAGTCACCGAATTAGTACTGGACAACTTTCCGGATGCCAAATTCTGGGTCTCCCTGCAGTGCATG GATGAAAAGCACATGGCTAGTGGAGAAAACTTCGCGGAGGCGGCTCTCTCCCTCTGGCGGTTGGTCCAAAGTCGGAAGGCTGAGAACCGGCTCCTTGGGATCGGTCTGAACTGTGTAAACCCACTATTCGTGACCCCTTTGCTATCATCGCTTACCAAAGTGGCCGGTTCGGATCGCATCCCACTGGTGGTCTACAGCAATCGCGGCGAGATCTACGACGTCGAGCAGGGAGATTGGACTGGAACCGGCGAGGAGGTGGTCAAGTTTGTGCCCGAGTGGATCCAGCTGGGAGTGCGCATCGTTGGCGGCTGTTGCCGGGTCTATCCGACGGACGTGTTGGCGATCCGCAAGTACGTCGATGGCCTCAACATAAAGCCGTAA
- the Nak gene encoding Numb-associated kinase, isoform E — protein MKKILSKFERNENSRLENPPNSSSSSSSNEKNSFVGKVFTVGRVTVTVEDVLAEGGFAMVFLARGNGGGSSSATKYALKRMYVNNEHDLNVAKREIQIASNLSGHKNIIGYVDSSITPTGNGVCEVLLLMPYCKHHMLAMMNARLHVGFTEPEVLNIFCDIAEAVSRLHYCQTPIIHRDLKVENILQTDAGNFVLCDFGSATAKTLNPQQHGVTVVQEEIQKYTTLSYRAPEMIDLYGGKSITTKADIWALGCMLYKLCFFSLPFGESTLAIQNGQFSIPDSSKYSKGMHQLIKYMLEPDMEKRPNIWQVCEVAFRLAGKDNPVQNLHKTPIPNFDLLVVPPFESEAKRISAAASKAAKAQNVSVVEAGTSVAPRSRPKGSSSVHGGNPLGLGLPPSPSPRQNITSPQPQPQPVVEQFQANFPAMPPAVPPPPQAVTPAAPAASKLFESSGYPDPFNEPAAAVIPTEFLPAAEEPNKEEVPQDLNVIAGTPTKSMLTPPKPSGGGGHRRNVSDTSAFNKTFANETSQFLAPFNNNLAAMGDGQQTLASAASNPGIYASSTANSAAVSISELMKPGQTAVEKRVEAWNPFEEEQPFSQMTEDHIFEAEFDKIRQRGSQGSITAKSASTTSTLTPTEQIPSAVVAPVTAAPGAVPPPPIAAAVSPYPSQVSEDPFGSAPFSLPPGLREKASSLRKTGESESDLNVDVDVV, from the exons atgaagaaaatcCTGTCTAAGTTCGAGCGCAATGAGAACTCTCGACTGGAGAATCcgcccaacagcagcagctcgtCGTCCTCGAACGAGAAGAACAGCTTCGTGGGCAAGGTCTTCACAGTGGGACGCGTCACGGTCACCGTGGAGGATGTCCTGGCAGAAG GTGGTTTCGCCATGGTCTTTTTGGCAAGGGGCAACGGCGGAGGCAGTTCCTCGGCGACCAAGTACGCCCTGAAGCGCATGTACGTCAACAATGAGCACGATCTGAACGTAGCCAAGCGGGAGATACAGATTGCG AGCAACCTGAGTGGGCACAAAAACATCATTGGTTATGTGGACTCCAGCATCACGCCCACGGGAAACGGGGTGTGCGAGGTGCTACTCCTGATGCCCTATTGCAAGCATCACATGCTGGCCATGATGAATGCGAG ATTGCACGTTGGCTTCACGGAGCCAGAGGTGCTCAACATCTTCTGTGATATTGCCGAGGCTGTCTCTCGATTGCACTATTGTCAGACTCCGATTATCCATCGGGATCTTAAGGTGGAGAACATTCTGCAAACGGACGCGGGCAACTTCGTACTCTGCGACTTCGGATCGGCAACGGCCAAGACGTTAAATCCTCAACAGCACGGAGTCACCGTGGTGCAGGAAGAGATCCAAAAGTACACCACTCTATCTTATCGGGCTCCCGAGATGATCGACCTGTACGGGGGCAAGAGCATAACCACAAAGGCGGACATCTGGGCACTGGGTTGCATGCTCTATAAGCTGTGCTTCTTTTCCTTGCCATTTGGGGAGAGCACTTTGGCTATCCAGAATGGACAGTTTTCCATTCCAGACTCCTCAAAGTACTCGAAGGGCATGCACCAACTGATTAAATATATGTTGGAACCCGATATGGAGAAGCGACCAAACATTTGGCAAGTTTGCGAGGTGGCCTTTCGACTGGCGGGCAAGGATAATCCCGTTCAGAATCTCCAT AAAACTCCCATTCCAAACTTCGACCTACTGGTAGTGCCTCCGTTTGAATCGGAAGCCAAGAGGATCAGTGCAGCGGCCTCCAAGGCGGCGAAGGCTCAGAATGTGTCAGTTGTGGAGGCGGGAACCAGTGTAGCTCCTCGGTCTCGTCCTAAGGGTTCCTCATCGGTACATGGAGGAAATCCATTGGGTCTCGGTTTGCCTCCCAGTCCCTCGCCAAGACAGAATATCACTTCTCCACAACCCCAACCTCAACCTGTGGTCGAGCAGTTCCAGGCCAACTTCCCAGCTATGCCACCTGCTGTTCCTCCACCTCCTCAAGCTGTTACTCCGGCAGCTCCTGCTGCCAGTAAACTCTTCGAGTCAAGTGGCTATCCAGATCCATTCAATGAGCCAGCTGCAGCAGTAATTCCTACTGAAtttctaccagcagcagaagaacCTAACAAGGAGGAAGTGCCTCAGGACTTAAACGTCATTGCAGGCACGCCCACCAAGAGCATGTTGACACCGCCCAAGCCAAGCGGAGGAGGTGGTCATAGGCGTAACGTAAGCGACACCTCGGCCTTCAATAA AACTTTTGCCAATGAGACAAGTCAGTTTCTGGCTCCGTTTAACAATAACTTGGCTGCCATGGGCGACGGTCAGCAGACTTTGGCTAGTGCTGCCTCGAATCCCGGGATATATGCATCTTCAACGGCAAACTCAGCCGCGGTATCCATTAgcgaattaatgaaaccagGACAAACGGCGGTGGAAAAGCGAGTTGAAGCCTGGAATCCGTTCGAAGAGGAGCAGCCTTTCAGCCAGATGACTGAGGATCACATCTTTGAGGCGGAGTTCGACAAGATACGACAGAGAGGCAGTCAAGGAA GCATCACAGCAAAATCGGCATCCACAACTTCCACGCTAACACCAACGGAGCAGATTCCCTCTGCGGTTGTGGCTCCTGTTACAGCTGCTCCTGGTGCAGTGCCTCCTCCGCCGATTGCTGCCGCTGTGTCTCCTTACCCGTCGCAGGTCTCCGAGGATCCATTCGGATCGGCGCCATTCAGTTTGCCACCCGGACTGCGCGAGAAGGCGAGCTCGCTGCGCAAAACCGGAG AAAGTGAAAGTGATTTGAACGTAGACGTAGACGTAGTCTAA
- the Nak gene encoding Numb-associated kinase, isoform D: MKKILSKFERNENSRLENPPNSSSSSSSNEKNSFVGKVFTVGRVTVTVEDVLAEGGFAMVFLARGNGGGSSSATKYALKRMYVNNEHDLNVAKREIQIASNLSGHKNIIGYVDSSITPTGNGVCEVLLLMPYCKHHMLAMMNARLHVGFTEPEVLNIFCDIAEAVSRLHYCQTPIIHRDLKVENILQTDAGNFVLCDFGSATAKTLNPQQHGVTVVQEEIQKYTTLSYRAPEMIDLYGGKSITTKADIWALGCMLYKLCFFSLPFGESTLAIQNGQFSIPDSSKYSKGMHQLIKYMLEPDMEKRPNIWQVCEVAFRLAGKDNPVQNLHKTPIPNFDLLVVPPFESEAKRISAAASKAAKAQNVSVVEAGTSVAPRSRPKGSSSVHGGNPLGLGLPPSPSPRQNITSPQPQPQPVVEQFQANFPAMPPAVPPPPQAVTPAAPAASKLFESSGYPDPFNEPAAAVIPTEFLPAAEEPNKEEVPQDLNVIAGTPTKSMLTPPKPSGGGGHRRNVSDTSAFNKTFANETSQFLAPFNNNLAAMGDGQQTLASAASNPGIYASSTANSAAVSISELMKPGQTAVEKRVEAWNPFEEEQPFSQMTEDHIFEAEFDKIRQRGSQGSITAKSASTTSTLTPTEQIPSAVVAPVTAAPGAVPPPPIAAAVSPYPSQVSEDPFGSAPFSLPPGLREKASSLRKTGAKFIGVSSGGTGGGVATPIGLVAGGANTATSSNSSKWMLSPTLEVSSEEKTSLISKLKTDSECGIPGAVGGAGEGVSGYVKLPVEDRNKYEKLRSKDQPTSDDSDSEASEFFQQDSDEGGGGIFRQMQMVTSNLPETIHKIQQVAYHKVDKTAHLPIVKKLRDKTKKPTTAAHQAAQQLNLMAAAVAAQAEEAAKAAESDGDSIGSASDLRAEDDDLFDENPRQTQAKQRRPLPTEMDGISESVKTCSSSAYHAECESVTTHEDDVRSRVVVKVRMRKKDRALVTATGDPSAPSEELSPTSSDLLHKFGDRPLLLDDELDYGSGESKSSTESPVAPILPTNPDVQESEEDVFALAPFKLPVGVPLKRKTKPKAKPKPSEPEMWTSTPVKSAAVGDPSTNFASFPAQLTPTNNVGNSAQLDEFNEPIFNPFQENAQNTQSGETNQCDLFGLEPFPQVIRTIEQNPQHHQIHQFPSHNNNNNVIKVPASVSVALPASVPVSVSVNSSAPQLVTINHSIIINKTPEPPMNYNNNNNNQTAKSSGTSSVYVNVPSFSSMSTSSCSINQPQSSPAAVIPVQAPLPVPVPAPVSVPAVPVPIPAVVTHLRPLLPIADNAYVQISQDRCSDFTPDDEEEPVVLRDADVVADGIGIPTPAKPKKEKSNLAVRVLPGKLTQKVKGHSYKKVSAAALGSTSSLSSGSKQKHQRLQYQSHDDDDDEQDQDENRGAGGGRNFQSNTIQNSAKTGFSNMSFEDFPSDQEMDRLSRTIPFEVVRNEKMLLEAEKKFGSLKRRNNLFS, from the exons atgaagaaaatcCTGTCTAAGTTCGAGCGCAATGAGAACTCTCGACTGGAGAATCcgcccaacagcagcagctcgtCGTCCTCGAACGAGAAGAACAGCTTCGTGGGCAAGGTCTTCACAGTGGGACGCGTCACGGTCACCGTGGAGGATGTCCTGGCAGAAG GTGGTTTCGCCATGGTCTTTTTGGCAAGGGGCAACGGCGGAGGCAGTTCCTCGGCGACCAAGTACGCCCTGAAGCGCATGTACGTCAACAATGAGCACGATCTGAACGTAGCCAAGCGGGAGATACAGATTGCG AGCAACCTGAGTGGGCACAAAAACATCATTGGTTATGTGGACTCCAGCATCACGCCCACGGGAAACGGGGTGTGCGAGGTGCTACTCCTGATGCCCTATTGCAAGCATCACATGCTGGCCATGATGAATGCGAG ATTGCACGTTGGCTTCACGGAGCCAGAGGTGCTCAACATCTTCTGTGATATTGCCGAGGCTGTCTCTCGATTGCACTATTGTCAGACTCCGATTATCCATCGGGATCTTAAGGTGGAGAACATTCTGCAAACGGACGCGGGCAACTTCGTACTCTGCGACTTCGGATCGGCAACGGCCAAGACGTTAAATCCTCAACAGCACGGAGTCACCGTGGTGCAGGAAGAGATCCAAAAGTACACCACTCTATCTTATCGGGCTCCCGAGATGATCGACCTGTACGGGGGCAAGAGCATAACCACAAAGGCGGACATCTGGGCACTGGGTTGCATGCTCTATAAGCTGTGCTTCTTTTCCTTGCCATTTGGGGAGAGCACTTTGGCTATCCAGAATGGACAGTTTTCCATTCCAGACTCCTCAAAGTACTCGAAGGGCATGCACCAACTGATTAAATATATGTTGGAACCCGATATGGAGAAGCGACCAAACATTTGGCAAGTTTGCGAGGTGGCCTTTCGACTGGCGGGCAAGGATAATCCCGTTCAGAATCTCCAT AAAACTCCCATTCCAAACTTCGACCTACTGGTAGTGCCTCCGTTTGAATCGGAAGCCAAGAGGATCAGTGCAGCGGCCTCCAAGGCGGCGAAGGCTCAGAATGTGTCAGTTGTGGAGGCGGGAACCAGTGTAGCTCCTCGGTCTCGTCCTAAGGGTTCCTCATCGGTACATGGAGGAAATCCATTGGGTCTCGGTTTGCCTCCCAGTCCCTCGCCAAGACAGAATATCACTTCTCCACAACCCCAACCTCAACCTGTGGTCGAGCAGTTCCAGGCCAACTTCCCAGCTATGCCACCTGCTGTTCCTCCACCTCCTCAAGCTGTTACTCCGGCAGCTCCTGCTGCCAGTAAACTCTTCGAGTCAAGTGGCTATCCAGATCCATTCAATGAGCCAGCTGCAGCAGTAATTCCTACTGAAtttctaccagcagcagaagaacCTAACAAGGAGGAAGTGCCTCAGGACTTAAACGTCATTGCAGGCACGCCCACCAAGAGCATGTTGACACCGCCCAAGCCAAGCGGAGGAGGTGGTCATAGGCGTAACGTAAGCGACACCTCGGCCTTCAATAA AACTTTTGCCAATGAGACAAGTCAGTTTCTGGCTCCGTTTAACAATAACTTGGCTGCCATGGGCGACGGTCAGCAGACTTTGGCTAGTGCTGCCTCGAATCCCGGGATATATGCATCTTCAACGGCAAACTCAGCCGCGGTATCCATTAgcgaattaatgaaaccagGACAAACGGCGGTGGAAAAGCGAGTTGAAGCCTGGAATCCGTTCGAAGAGGAGCAGCCTTTCAGCCAGATGACTGAGGATCACATCTTTGAGGCGGAGTTCGACAAGATACGACAGAGAGGCAGTCAAGGAA GCATCACAGCAAAATCGGCATCCACAACTTCCACGCTAACACCAACGGAGCAGATTCCCTCTGCGGTTGTGGCTCCTGTTACAGCTGCTCCTGGTGCAGTGCCTCCTCCGCCGATTGCTGCCGCTGTGTCTCCTTACCCGTCGCAGGTCTCCGAGGATCCATTCGGATCGGCGCCATTCAGTTTGCCACCCGGACTGCGCGAGAAGGCGAGCTCGCTGCGCAAAACCGGAG CGAAATTCATCGGCGTTTCATCTGGTGGAACAGGAGGCGGAGTGGCCACGCCTATCGGCTTGGTAGCGGGAGGAGCAAACACCGCCACCTCTTCCAACTCATCCAAGTGGATGCTCTCCCCCACCCTGGAGGTTTCCAGCGAAGAGAAGACCTCGCTTATCAGTAAACTCAAAACAGACTCAGAATGTGGAATTCCAGGCGCTGTtggaggagctggagaaggTGTCTCTGGTTATGTTAAGCTACCTGTAGAAGATCGCAACAAGTACGAGAAGCTGCGCAGCAAAGATCAGCCGACTTCCGATGACTCCGATTCCGAGGCTTCGGAGTTCTTTCAACAAGACAGCGATGAAGGAGGTGGGGGCATCTTTAGGCAAATGCAGATGGTGACAAGCAATTTGCCGGAAACCATCCATAAAATCCAACAGGTTGCCTATCACAAGGTGGACAAGACAGCTCATCTGCCAATTGTGAAGAAACTTCGCGATAAGACCAAGAAACCCACAACAGCTGCCCATCAAGCGGCCCAACAACTAAATCTCATGGCTGCCGCGGTAGCTGCACAAGCTGAAGAAGCTGCCAAGGCGGCGGAATCCGACGGTGATTCGATCGGATCTGCCAGTGACCTGCGGGCAGAGGATGATGATCTGTTTGACGAGAATCCTCGCCAGACACAAGCCAAGCAACGTCGTCCTCTGCCAACAGAAATGGATGGAATAAGCGAGTCAGTGAAGACCTGTAGCAGCTCTGCCTACCATGCAGAATGTGAAAGTGTGACCACCCATGAAGACGATGTGCGTAGTCGGGTGGTGGTGAAGGTGCGGATGAGGAAGAAGGACCGTGCCCTTGTGACTGCCACTGGCGACCCAAGTGCTCCGTCTGAAGAACTAAGTCCCACTTCGAGCGATCTCTTGCACAAGTTCGGCGATCGTCCGTTGCTGCTAGATGATGAATTGGATTATGGTTCTGGAGAAAGCAAGAGTAGCACTGAATCTCCTGTGGCTCCAATTCTGCCAACAAATCCCGATGTGCAGGAATCAGAGGAGGATGTGTTCGCCCTGGCTCCATTTAAATTACCAGTCGGAGTTCCTTTGAAACGAAAGACTAAACCCAAAGCTAAGCCCAAGCCTTCGGAACCCGAGATGTGGACTTCAACGCCAGTTAAAAGCGCCGCTGTCGGAGATCCTTCTACCAACTTTGCCAGTTTTCCAGCGCAGCTCACGCCAACCAATAATGTGGGGAACTCTGCGCAGCTGGATGAGTTCAATGAGCCAATTTTCAATCCCTTCCAGGAAAACGCACAGAACACGCAATCAGGGGAAACTAATCAATGCGACCTGTTCGGCTTGGAACCATTTCCACAGGTAATTCGTACAATCGAACAGAACCCACAGCACCACCAGATCCACCAATTTCccagccacaacaacaataacaatgtgATCAAAGTGCCCGCCTCCGTATCTGTTGCTCTTCCTGCCTCCGTTCCTGTATCTGTTTCCGTCAATTCGTCTGCCCCACAACTGGTGACCATAAATCACTCGATTATTATCAACAAAACGCCGGAGCCACCGATGaactataataataataataataaccagACTGCTAAGTCGAGTGGCACCAGCAGTGTCTATGTGAATGTGCCGTCTTTCTCCAGCATGAGCACCAGTTCCTGCTCCATTAACCAGCCACAATCCTCACCAGCAGCTGTGATTCCAGTTCAGGCACCtcttccagttccagttcctgCCCCTGTTTCCGTTCCAGCCGTTCCAGTTCCAATACCAGCGGTCGTTACCCATCTGCGTCCTTTGCTGCCCATTGCCGATAATGCGTATGTGCAAATCTCCCAAGATCGCTGCTCAGATTTCACACCGGACGACGAGGAGGAACCCGTGGTGTTGCGTGATGCCGATGTGGTGGCAGACGGAATCGGTATACCTACCCCTGCGAAACCCAAGAAGGAGAAGTCCAATCTGGCTGTAAGGGTTCTGCCGGGAAAGCTCACCCAAAAGGTAAAGGGGCATTCGTACAAAAAAGTAAGCGCGGCTGCCCTTGGATCCACCAGTTCCCTTAGTTCCGGCAGCAAGCAGAAGCACCAGCGATTGCAGTACCAGTCCcacgatgatgacgacgacgaacAGGATCAGGATGAGAATCGAGGTGCTGGAGGCGGCCgcaatttccaatcaaacacCATTCAAAATTCTGCCAAAACCGGCTTCAGCAACATGAGCTTTGAGGACTTTCCCTCGGATCAGGAAATGGATCGTCTGTCCAGGACCATTCCCTTCGAGGTGGTTAGAAACGAAAAGATGTTACTCGAGGCGGAGAAGAAGTTCGGCTCCCTCAAGCGACGGAACAACTTGTTCTCATAA
- the Nak gene encoding Numb-associated kinase, isoform C has translation MKKILSKFERNENSRLENPPNSSSSSSSNEKNSFVGKVFTVGRVTVTVEDVLAEGGFAMVFLARGNGGGSSSATKYALKRMYVNNEHDLNVAKREIQIASNLSGHKNIIGYVDSSITPTGNGVCEVLLLMPYCKHHMLAMMNARLHVGFTEPEVLNIFCDIAEAVSRLHYCQTPIIHRDLKVENILQTDAGNFVLCDFGSATAKTLNPQQHGVTVVQEEIQKYTTLSYRAPEMIDLYGGKSITTKADIWALGCMLYKLCFFSLPFGESTLAIQNGQFSIPDSSKYSKGMHQLIKYMLEPDMEKRPNIWQVCEVAFRLAGKDNPVQNLHKTPIPNFDLLVVPPFESEAKRISAAASKAAKAQNVSVVEAGTSVAPRSRPKGSSSVHGGNPLGLGLPPSPSPRQNITSPQPQPQPVVEQFQANFPAMPPAVPPPPQAVTPAAPAASKLFESSGYPDPFNEPAAAVIPTEFLPAAEEPNKEEVPQDLNVIAGTPTKSMLTPPKPSGGGGHRRNVSDTSAFNKTFANETSQFLAPFNNNLAAMGDGQQTLASAASNPGIYASSTANSAAVSISELMKPGQTAVEKRVEAWNPFEEEQPFSQMTEDHIFEAEFDKIRQRGSQGSITAKSASTTSTLTPTEQIPSAVVAPVTAAPGAVPPPPIAAAVSPYPSQVSEDPFGSAPFSLPPGLREKASSLRKTGGKA, from the exons atgaagaaaatcCTGTCTAAGTTCGAGCGCAATGAGAACTCTCGACTGGAGAATCcgcccaacagcagcagctcgtCGTCCTCGAACGAGAAGAACAGCTTCGTGGGCAAGGTCTTCACAGTGGGACGCGTCACGGTCACCGTGGAGGATGTCCTGGCAGAAG GTGGTTTCGCCATGGTCTTTTTGGCAAGGGGCAACGGCGGAGGCAGTTCCTCGGCGACCAAGTACGCCCTGAAGCGCATGTACGTCAACAATGAGCACGATCTGAACGTAGCCAAGCGGGAGATACAGATTGCG AGCAACCTGAGTGGGCACAAAAACATCATTGGTTATGTGGACTCCAGCATCACGCCCACGGGAAACGGGGTGTGCGAGGTGCTACTCCTGATGCCCTATTGCAAGCATCACATGCTGGCCATGATGAATGCGAG ATTGCACGTTGGCTTCACGGAGCCAGAGGTGCTCAACATCTTCTGTGATATTGCCGAGGCTGTCTCTCGATTGCACTATTGTCAGACTCCGATTATCCATCGGGATCTTAAGGTGGAGAACATTCTGCAAACGGACGCGGGCAACTTCGTACTCTGCGACTTCGGATCGGCAACGGCCAAGACGTTAAATCCTCAACAGCACGGAGTCACCGTGGTGCAGGAAGAGATCCAAAAGTACACCACTCTATCTTATCGGGCTCCCGAGATGATCGACCTGTACGGGGGCAAGAGCATAACCACAAAGGCGGACATCTGGGCACTGGGTTGCATGCTCTATAAGCTGTGCTTCTTTTCCTTGCCATTTGGGGAGAGCACTTTGGCTATCCAGAATGGACAGTTTTCCATTCCAGACTCCTCAAAGTACTCGAAGGGCATGCACCAACTGATTAAATATATGTTGGAACCCGATATGGAGAAGCGACCAAACATTTGGCAAGTTTGCGAGGTGGCCTTTCGACTGGCGGGCAAGGATAATCCCGTTCAGAATCTCCAT AAAACTCCCATTCCAAACTTCGACCTACTGGTAGTGCCTCCGTTTGAATCGGAAGCCAAGAGGATCAGTGCAGCGGCCTCCAAGGCGGCGAAGGCTCAGAATGTGTCAGTTGTGGAGGCGGGAACCAGTGTAGCTCCTCGGTCTCGTCCTAAGGGTTCCTCATCGGTACATGGAGGAAATCCATTGGGTCTCGGTTTGCCTCCCAGTCCCTCGCCAAGACAGAATATCACTTCTCCACAACCCCAACCTCAACCTGTGGTCGAGCAGTTCCAGGCCAACTTCCCAGCTATGCCACCTGCTGTTCCTCCACCTCCTCAAGCTGTTACTCCGGCAGCTCCTGCTGCCAGTAAACTCTTCGAGTCAAGTGGCTATCCAGATCCATTCAATGAGCCAGCTGCAGCAGTAATTCCTACTGAAtttctaccagcagcagaagaacCTAACAAGGAGGAAGTGCCTCAGGACTTAAACGTCATTGCAGGCACGCCCACCAAGAGCATGTTGACACCGCCCAAGCCAAGCGGAGGAGGTGGTCATAGGCGTAACGTAAGCGACACCTCGGCCTTCAATAA AACTTTTGCCAATGAGACAAGTCAGTTTCTGGCTCCGTTTAACAATAACTTGGCTGCCATGGGCGACGGTCAGCAGACTTTGGCTAGTGCTGCCTCGAATCCCGGGATATATGCATCTTCAACGGCAAACTCAGCCGCGGTATCCATTAgcgaattaatgaaaccagGACAAACGGCGGTGGAAAAGCGAGTTGAAGCCTGGAATCCGTTCGAAGAGGAGCAGCCTTTCAGCCAGATGACTGAGGATCACATCTTTGAGGCGGAGTTCGACAAGATACGACAGAGAGGCAGTCAAGGAA GCATCACAGCAAAATCGGCATCCACAACTTCCACGCTAACACCAACGGAGCAGATTCCCTCTGCGGTTGTGGCTCCTGTTACAGCTGCTCCTGGTGCAGTGCCTCCTCCGCCGATTGCTGCCGCTGTGTCTCCTTACCCGTCGCAGGTCTCCGAGGATCCATTCGGATCGGCGCCATTCAGTTTGCCACCCGGACTGCGCGAGAAGGCGAGCTCGCTGCGCAAAACCGGAGGTAAAGCATGA